One genomic region from Candidatus Bathyarchaeota archaeon encodes:
- a CDS encoding ribose-phosphate diphosphokinase, which translates to MRVIPGPASIELGFEVAKELKSETIPVEFKTFPDGELYLRLTREVAGEKLAIIQTTGPPQNTHLIELLLLIDAAHELGAHSIIAVVPYFAYARQDKRFRPGEPISARTIIKLLEAVGVTRFITINIHSAKILENFNIPAENLSAIPLLAKHFYSQGFAKAFALAPDEGAVDMAIEASKTLGGEYGWLRKERDKITGEIVVEKRLFDIKGRDAIVFDDIISTGGTMATAVKILKEQGARRVYAACVHPLLIGDAKERILKSGAEGIVGTNSVQGPASTVSLAPIIAEALKKEA; encoded by the coding sequence ATGAGAGTTATTCCAGGTCCTGCCTCGATTGAACTTGGCTTCGAAGTTGCTAAGGAACTTAAGTCCGAAACTATTCCTGTGGAGTTCAAAACCTTCCCTGATGGCGAATTATACCTAAGACTTACACGGGAAGTTGCAGGTGAGAAATTGGCTATTATCCAAACGACTGGGCCCCCGCAGAACACACACCTCATAGAATTATTGCTTCTGATAGATGCAGCCCATGAACTAGGCGCTCATAGCATAATAGCGGTTGTACCTTACTTCGCGTATGCTCGCCAAGATAAGCGATTCAGACCAGGTGAACCAATCAGCGCTAGGACTATCATTAAACTCTTAGAAGCAGTAGGAGTAACTCGCTTTATTACTATAAATATTCACTCTGCGAAAATTCTTGAGAATTTTAATATTCCCGCTGAGAATCTCTCCGCAATTCCGTTACTGGCTAAACACTTTTACTCCCAAGGATTCGCGAAAGCTTTTGCCTTGGCACCTGACGAGGGAGCCGTTGATATGGCAATAGAGGCCAGCAAAACCTTAGGCGGCGAATATGGATGGCTTAGAAAAGAACGGGATAAAATTACCGGGGAAATCGTGGTTGAGAAAAGGTTATTCGATATTAAAGGTAGGGATGCAATAGTTTTTGACGATATAATTAGCACAGGGGGAACAATGGCAACTGCAGTTAAAATTTTAAAAGAACAGGGAGCGCGGAGAGTTTATGCAGCCTGCGTCCATCCCCTGCTTATCGGCGATGCCAAAGAACGAATTTTAAAAAGCGGCGCCGAAGGAATTGTGGGAACTAACAGCGTACAAGGACCCGCGAGCACAGTTTCGCTTGCCCCAATTATTGCCGAGGCATTAAAGAAAGAGGCCTAG
- the amrS gene encoding AmmeMemoRadiSam system radical SAM enzyme: MESFMSLKEAMLYESLSEKKVKCNLCARRCIIPEGKIGFCRVRENRDGKLYSLVYGKACAANVDPIEKKPLFHFHPGSSVFSIATVGCNFRCQFCDNWVISQEEKITGSPMPPEEVVKLAKKSNSHGISYTYTEPTIFFEYAYDTAKLAHEEGLFNTFVTNGYLTPEAIVTIAPYLDAATVDFKGGADPTFYRNYCTVPDVRPIFDALGEMKRQKIHVEITNLVIPKIGDSLERIKDFSVWIRDNLGADVPVHFIRFHPDFDLLDLPATPIKTLEQAREIALKEGLNYVYVGNVPGHAGENTYCSNCHELLIERFGFQITRWNLTSENACPRCGHKAAIIGRRETGGGRYSIII; encoded by the coding sequence ATGGAGAGTTTCATGTCCCTTAAGGAAGCTATGCTTTATGAGTCATTATCCGAAAAGAAAGTGAAGTGCAATCTATGCGCTAGAAGATGCATAATTCCAGAGGGCAAGATAGGGTTTTGTCGAGTTAGGGAAAATCGTGATGGAAAGCTTTACTCCTTGGTTTATGGCAAGGCCTGCGCTGCGAATGTTGATCCTATTGAAAAGAAACCCCTTTTCCATTTTCATCCAGGCTCCTCAGTCTTCTCAATTGCAACTGTAGGATGTAACTTTCGTTGTCAGTTCTGTGATAACTGGGTAATTAGTCAGGAAGAGAAAATCACAGGGTCGCCCATGCCTCCTGAAGAGGTTGTCAAGTTGGCTAAAAAGTCGAATTCGCATGGAATTAGTTATACATATACCGAACCTACAATCTTTTTCGAATATGCTTATGACACAGCGAAGCTAGCTCATGAAGAAGGGCTTTTTAATACATTTGTCACAAATGGCTACCTAACCCCTGAAGCTATCGTAACCATTGCGCCTTACCTTGACGCCGCAACTGTTGATTTCAAAGGGGGGGCAGATCCAACGTTTTATAGGAATTATTGCACTGTGCCGGATGTTAGACCAATATTTGATGCTTTGGGAGAGATGAAGCGGCAAAAAATACACGTTGAGATTACGAACCTCGTTATCCCAAAAATTGGCGACTCCTTGGAGCGAATTAAAGATTTTTCTGTCTGGATTCGCGATAACCTAGGGGCTGATGTTCCTGTACACTTTATCCGGTTCCACCCCGATTTTGACCTCCTCGATCTTCCGGCAACCCCTATCAAAACTCTTGAGCAGGCACGGGAGATAGCCTTGAAGGAAGGGTTAAACTACGTCTATGTTGGTAATGTCCCTGGGCACGCTGGTGAGAATACGTATTGTTCAAATTGTCATGAGCTTTTAATCGAACGCTTTGGTTTTCAAATTACCCGCTGGAATCTTACATCAGAGAATGCTTGTCCAAGGTGCGGTCACAAAGCTGCAATCATTGGTCGACGTGAAACTGGCGGCGGTCGGTATTCCATCATTATTTAA
- a CDS encoding Lrp/AsnC ligand binding domain-containing protein, translating into MGGAKAYMLIVTSVGKEHNVMKELKKIPGITSADVVYGEFDIIVKIEGSLAVIDEANAKIRKVPDVLRTVTLIAH; encoded by the coding sequence TTGGGTGGAGCTAAAGCCTATATGCTTATCGTTACAAGCGTTGGAAAAGAGCATAACGTGATGAAGGAGTTGAAGAAAATCCCTGGTATAACTAGTGCAGACGTGGTTTATGGAGAGTTTGATATAATAGTAAAGATCGAAGGGAGTTTGGCAGTTATTGATGAAGCCAATGCAAAAATTCGAAAGGTCCCAGACGTGCTTCGAACCGTGACCCTAATAGCTCACTGA
- a CDS encoding radical SAM protein: MWALARPDALEVLHDEKARRGYRRYFDVMEDRKLAKFIIARKIPASFAGETSSENLWSLHERLTEEFYQIEKKVDDKEINVNDLPFPEKSYLDLKIKLAEYIVSNCHLCERRCNVNRFLGELGYCKCGSQILVSSMFEHLGEEPEITPSFTIFTMGCNLTCRHCQNWAISQWFEAGSPATALSLARAIDRFRKAGCRNANLVGGDPVPWTHQWLEVFRHVTTNVPVFWNTNGYYSEETAKLLAGFVDIYKIDFKYGNNDCATRISNAPRFWEVCTRNLLLARKYGDLLIRVLVLPGHLECCLKPILYWIAKNLGPETRTNIMWQYRPEYKANELPELRRRLTREEMQASLKLAEEAGLLNYIT, encoded by the coding sequence ATGTGGGCTCTAGCTCGACCTGATGCCTTAGAGGTTCTTCACGACGAGAAGGCTCGAAGGGGTTATCGTCGATATTTCGACGTAATGGAGGATCGTAAGCTTGCTAAGTTTATTATTGCTCGAAAAATTCCAGCTTCATTCGCTGGGGAAACTTCTTCTGAAAATCTTTGGTCTCTGCATGAAAGATTAACCGAGGAATTTTATCAAATTGAGAAGAAAGTCGATGACAAAGAAATAAATGTAAATGACCTGCCTTTCCCTGAAAAATCATATCTAGACCTCAAAATTAAATTGGCCGAATACATTGTTAGCAATTGTCATCTATGCGAGAGGCGGTGCAACGTAAACCGCTTCTTAGGTGAGCTTGGATATTGTAAATGTGGTTCACAAATACTTGTTTCTTCTATGTTTGAGCACCTTGGTGAAGAGCCGGAAATTACTCCCTCTTTCACCATCTTTACGATGGGTTGCAACCTTACCTGTCGGCATTGCCAAAACTGGGCGATCAGTCAATGGTTTGAAGCTGGAAGCCCCGCAACCGCGTTATCACTTGCTAGGGCGATTGATCGTTTTAGGAAAGCTGGTTGCCGAAATGCTAATCTTGTAGGCGGCGATCCGGTCCCATGGACGCATCAGTGGTTAGAGGTATTCAGACATGTAACGACTAATGTTCCAGTATTTTGGAATACAAATGGCTATTATAGCGAGGAAACCGCAAAACTACTTGCTGGTTTTGTTGATATTTATAAAATTGATTTCAAGTATGGAAACAATGATTGTGCAACACGTATTTCTAATGCTCCAAGGTTTTGGGAGGTTTGCACACGTAATCTTCTACTTGCAAGGAAGTATGGGGATCTCTTAATTCGTGTTTTAGTGCTACCTGGACACCTTGAGTGCTGTCTGAAGCCGATTTTATACTGGATAGCAAAGAATCTGGGACCTGAGACTCGGACGAACATAATGTGGCAGTATCGCCCAGAATACAAAGCAAACGAGCTTCCAGAGCTCAGACGTAGGTTGACCCGCGAGGAAATGCAAGCTTCTCTGAAGCTCGCCGAAGAGGCAGGTCTTCTTAATTATATCACTTAA
- a CDS encoding competence damage-inducible protein A — protein sequence MRCIVELLCVGNELLIGKVLNSNAQWISDRVTRLAGVVRRITVVGDDIEEISSAIKEALTRNPKFIITTGGLGPTFDDKTLQGIAIAVNRPLKVNDEALKMIEDKYRLAYESGRLKKVEITQYRLKMATLPEGAIPLNNPLGTAPGVLFKSGNTAIISLPGVPAEMKAIFEESVVPLIRAASGDLAFYEKSLIVTRIIESDLAPIIDQVMGDNPYVYIKSHPSGAERTMLSTIELHVSTTAENADLAKERVEKAINQLSALIIQQGGKIA from the coding sequence ATGAGGTGCATTGTTGAACTCCTCTGCGTAGGTAATGAACTCTTAATTGGTAAAGTGTTGAACTCAAATGCCCAATGGATTAGTGACCGGGTTACACGTCTTGCCGGCGTTGTTCGACGCATCACCGTTGTTGGCGACGATATCGAAGAGATTTCTTCGGCAATAAAAGAAGCCCTAACTCGGAATCCAAAATTTATAATTACCACTGGCGGGTTAGGTCCAACCTTCGATGATAAGACTTTGCAAGGTATTGCGATAGCAGTAAATAGGCCGTTGAAAGTAAATGATGAAGCCTTAAAAATGATTGAAGATAAATACCGCCTAGCGTATGAGTCAGGACGTTTAAAGAAAGTCGAAATCACTCAATATCGCCTAAAGATGGCTACGTTGCCAGAGGGTGCTATCCCGTTAAACAACCCACTTGGAACTGCTCCAGGGGTGCTTTTTAAGAGCGGTAACACAGCAATTATATCGCTGCCAGGTGTTCCCGCAGAGATGAAAGCTATTTTTGAAGAAAGCGTTGTCCCCCTCATTAGGGCTGCTTCAGGTGACTTAGCTTTCTATGAGAAAAGCCTAATCGTTACTAGGATCATCGAGTCAGACTTAGCTCCGATAATCGACCAGGTTATGGGGGATAATCCCTATGTGTATATCAAGTCTCATCCGAGTGGAGCTGAGCGGACAATGCTTTCAACTATTGAACTCCATGTCTCAACTACGGCAGAGAATGCCGACTTGGCTAAGGAAAGGGTGGAGAAGGCAATTAATCAACTATCCGCCTTAATCATTCAACAGGGAGGTAAAATTGCGTAA